Proteins from a genomic interval of Lactococcus protaetiae:
- the argH gene encoding argininosuccinate lyase: protein MVEKLWGGRFEASLNKQTEEFGASIKFEQRLAPFDLQGSLAHVKMLGETGIISADEAGKIADGLTEVEQKLMSGQIEFKIENEDIHMNMESYLHDEIGSMAGKLHTARSRNDQVATDMHLYLKSVLTEVLSVLTELRQTIVNLAVNHVDTVMPGYTHLQHAQPISFGQHLMAYYQMFTRDFERFEFNVKHTDMNPLGAAALAGTTFPIDRVLTTQLLGFDKVYTNSMDAVSDRDFILEFLSNSSLLMMHLSRLCEEILLWCSHEFQFVTLSDAYSTGSSIMPQKKNPDMAELIRGKTGRVYGNLMGLLTVMKGLPLAYNKDLQEDKEGMFDSSDTILTALSVMTGMLSTMTVNDVNMESATQKDFSNATELADYLATKGIPFREAHEIVGKLVLDCTKKGIYLQDVSLQDYQKLSTLIEQDVYEVLKSRTAVARRTSLGGTAFDSVKSQIEQAKKELQI, encoded by the coding sequence ATGGTAGAAAAACTTTGGGGAGGACGTTTTGAAGCGTCTTTAAATAAACAAACTGAAGAATTTGGAGCATCAATTAAATTTGAACAAAGGCTTGCCCCTTTTGATTTACAAGGTTCGCTTGCTCATGTGAAAATGTTGGGAGAAACGGGTATTATTTCTGCTGACGAAGCTGGGAAAATTGCTGATGGGCTGACAGAAGTTGAGCAAAAACTTATGAGTGGTCAAATCGAGTTCAAAATTGAAAACGAAGATATTCACATGAATATGGAATCTTATCTTCATGATGAAATCGGTAGCATGGCGGGAAAACTTCATACTGCTCGTTCCAGAAATGACCAAGTGGCAACAGATATGCATTTGTATCTGAAAAGTGTGCTGACAGAAGTTTTGTCAGTGCTGACAGAGCTTCGCCAAACCATTGTCAATCTAGCTGTAAACCATGTTGACACTGTTATGCCAGGTTATACTCATTTACAGCATGCACAACCTATTTCTTTTGGGCAGCATTTGATGGCCTATTATCAGATGTTTACACGTGACTTTGAACGTTTTGAGTTCAACGTAAAACATACGGATATGAATCCGTTGGGAGCGGCAGCTCTTGCTGGAACAACTTTTCCGATTGATAGAGTGCTGACAACTCAGTTGCTTGGTTTTGACAAAGTTTACACTAATTCGATGGATGCTGTCAGTGACCGCGATTTTATTTTAGAATTTCTGTCAAATTCGAGTTTACTGATGATGCACTTATCACGGCTTTGTGAGGAAATTTTACTGTGGTGTAGCCATGAATTTCAATTTGTTACTTTATCAGATGCTTATTCAACAGGTTCTTCGATTATGCCACAAAAGAAAAATCCTGATATGGCTGAACTTATACGTGGGAAAACAGGACGTGTTTATGGAAATTTGATGGGATTATTGACTGTCATGAAAGGCTTACCTCTTGCTTATAACAAAGATTTACAAGAAGATAAAGAGGGGATGTTTGACAGCTCAGATACTATCTTGACAGCTCTGTCAGTAATGACAGGAATGCTGTCAACAATGACTGTCAATGATGTAAACATGGAAAGTGCAACACAGAAAGATTTTTCAAATGCAACAGAACTTGCAGACTATTTAGCTACAAAGGGAATTCCATTTCGAGAAGCGCATGAAATCGTTGGTAAGTTGGTATTAGATTGCACTAAAAAAGGAATCTATCTTCAAGATGTCAGTTTACAGGATTACCAGAAGTTGTCAACGTTGATAGAACAAGATGTTTATGAAGTTCTGAAATCAAGAACAGCTGTTGCCAGAAGAACATCGCTTGGTGGAACAGCTTTTGATTCAGTAAAATCACAAATTGAACAAGCAAAAAAAGAACTTCAAATTTGA
- the rnpA gene encoding ribonuclease P protein component, whose translation MGEGGLAIKKTYRVKRSKDFDQIFSAKHSFANKRFVIYKLDASQPHFRVGFSVSKKLGHAVQRNRVKRLLRHAIAEFSPFLTDEDFVVIARSGVENLSFDEVKKNLKHVLKLSKIYVDGEND comes from the coding sequence ATGGGAGAGGGTGGCTTGGCTATTAAAAAAACATATCGCGTGAAACGCTCAAAAGATTTTGACCAGATTTTTTCAGCGAAACATAGCTTTGCCAATAAAAGATTCGTTATTTACAAACTAGATGCTAGTCAACCTCACTTTCGTGTGGGGTTTTCGGTAAGTAAAAAATTAGGGCATGCCGTTCAGCGTAATCGTGTTAAGCGTCTACTACGTCATGCTATTGCTGAATTTTCACCTTTTCTAACAGATGAAGATTTTGTAGTCATTGCAAGAAGTGGTGTTGAAAATCTTAGCTTTGATGAAGTAAAGAAGAATCTAAAACACGTCCTGAAGTTATCAAAAATCTATGTAGATGGAGAAAACGATTGA
- a CDS encoding TetR/AcrR family transcriptional regulator: MARIALTREKIVQATVELAGKIGLGNVSFPRLAEYFGIKAPSLYNHFKNMEEVRVATAVYLQRALNYELTHAMVGLNPLDALRAYAESYKKFAEQYESVYELVNVIHQTNNAELEFLAKENIRLVRRSLDNFNLTEDENFHISRMFRSTLHGFITLTQLGYFRNSGSISKEESFDYMVNQLLAPLALRKP, from the coding sequence ATGGCAAGAATAGCACTAACACGAGAAAAAATTGTTCAAGCAACGGTTGAATTAGCTGGAAAGATTGGCTTAGGAAATGTAAGTTTCCCACGCCTAGCAGAATATTTCGGAATTAAAGCTCCTTCACTTTATAATCATTTCAAAAATATGGAAGAAGTACGTGTTGCGACAGCAGTATATTTACAAAGGGCCTTAAACTATGAGCTGACTCATGCAATGGTTGGTTTAAATCCTTTGGATGCTCTACGTGCTTACGCAGAAAGTTACAAAAAATTTGCAGAGCAATATGAATCTGTTTATGAGTTAGTTAATGTCATTCATCAGACTAACAATGCTGAGTTAGAGTTTCTGGCAAAAGAAAATATTCGACTTGTTCGACGTAGCCTTGATAATTTTAATTTAACAGAGGATGAAAATTTTCATATTAGTCGGATGTTCAGATCTACCTTGCACGGTTTTATTACACTGACTCAACTTGGTTATTTTCGAAACTCTGGTTCAATCTCAAAAGAGGAATCATTTGATTATATGGTAAACCAATTGTTGGCACCTCTAGCTTTACGCAAGCCATAA
- a CDS encoding multidrug efflux MFS transporter: MKEAWKKNLIVLWFGTFMTGIGSSLISPFISLYIGTLGNYSKTELNIWSGLIFSSTFVVLAIVSPLWGRLADQKGRKLMLLRASLGMAVSISLMAFVTAAWQLLILRMLLGAFSGFISNSMALMASSTPKEKSGSVLSLLTTGSVAGTLIGPIFGGILVGFTGYRHVFTVTGIIYFLVFIMTIFFVQETFKPIEKKNMLTSKQVWKVISHPAVIWGMFLTTLITNMTNQSINPVLSLYVQELMHGHGNITLMAGIVAAAPGIVTLVIAPLLGRLGDQIGQKRILGFGLVFSMVVFLVTATTTNVWFLIGMRLLVGISDAAILPSVQAILAKESPQEVTGRIFSYNQSAQSIGAFAGPLLGSAIAGFIDYRYVFIGSAILVIFNLINYFTHTKELPVKKELHA; the protein is encoded by the coding sequence ATGAAAGAAGCATGGAAAAAAAATTTAATTGTTTTATGGTTTGGGACTTTTATGACTGGCATTGGCTCAAGCCTCATCTCACCATTTATCTCACTCTATATTGGGACTTTAGGAAACTATTCAAAAACTGAGTTAAACATTTGGTCAGGGCTCATTTTTTCGTCTACTTTTGTCGTTTTAGCGATTGTTTCACCTTTATGGGGAAGGTTAGCCGACCAGAAAGGAAGAAAGCTCATGCTTTTGCGTGCCTCTCTAGGTATGGCCGTTTCCATTTCACTGATGGCTTTTGTCACTGCTGCTTGGCAACTGCTTATCTTACGGATGCTGCTTGGCGCCTTCTCTGGTTTCATTTCCAACTCGATGGCATTGATGGCAAGCTCAACCCCAAAGGAAAAATCTGGTTCAGTTTTGTCTTTGTTGACTACGGGTTCCGTAGCTGGAACCCTAATTGGTCCAATTTTCGGCGGAATTTTAGTTGGTTTTACTGGCTATCGTCATGTATTTACTGTAACCGGAATTATCTATTTTCTTGTCTTTATCATGACTATTTTCTTCGTCCAAGAAACTTTCAAACCTATCGAAAAGAAAAATATGTTAACTTCAAAACAAGTATGGAAAGTCATTAGCCACCCTGCTGTTATCTGGGGAATGTTCTTGACTACCCTCATTACCAACATGACAAATCAGTCCATTAATCCTGTATTATCACTCTATGTTCAAGAGTTAATGCATGGACACGGAAATATCACGCTTATGGCAGGGATTGTTGCCGCTGCTCCAGGTATCGTAACATTAGTTATTGCACCACTTTTGGGAAGACTTGGGGATCAAATTGGTCAAAAAAGAATCCTTGGGTTTGGGTTAGTCTTTTCTATGGTTGTTTTCTTGGTAACCGCTACAACTACAAATGTTTGGTTCCTAATAGGAATGCGCTTGTTAGTCGGTATTTCCGATGCAGCTATCTTGCCTTCCGTACAAGCTATCTTAGCAAAAGAATCCCCTCAAGAAGTTACTGGTCGAATCTTTTCTTACAACCAGTCTGCTCAATCAATTGGTGCGTTTGCTGGCCCCCTCCTAGGCTCTGCGATTGCTGGATTTATTGACTACCGCTATGTATTCATTGGCTCTGCAATTCTTGTCATCTTCAATCTAATTAACTACTTCACACACACTAAAGAATTGCCAGTAAAAAAAGAACTCCATGCTTAA